ATACCCAACGCGGCTGCGACCATGACCGGGCTGAGCGTGTTCGGGAAGATGTGGCGGAAGATGATGTTGCGCTGACGGGTCCCGATGCTGTGCGCTGCGACCACGAACTCCTGCTGCTTGATGGCCAGCACCTCGCCGCGTACCACCCGGGCGGCCTGCATCCAACTGAGGATGCCGATGACGAAGACGATCAGCAGGAAGATCCCCCGCTCCGGTCCGAATACCTCCCGGAGGCGATCGCGGAACAACATGATTATGACCATCAGCACCGGCAGCTGGGGTATTGCCAGGAAGGTGTCGGTGATCCGCATGAGCGGTCCGTCCAGTCGCCGGAAGTAGCCAGCCAGGATCCCCACCGAGGTTCCCACCAGGACGGAGAGCGCCATCGCGGTGACGGCGACCAGCAGCGAGATGCGGCCACCGACCATGGACCGCACCACCATGTCGCGACCCAGGTTGTCGGTGCCCAGAGGATGGCTCAAGGACGGCCCGAGGTTCCGGATCCTCACGTCGATAAGGAACGGGTCGTAGGGCAGCAGCATCG
Above is a window of Acidimicrobiales bacterium DNA encoding:
- a CDS encoding ABC transporter permease, which produces MTITDQANVSGDPAHPNEQFRKHRSLWGDVWRQFRRHKGALIGLFVLAFVTLASFFGPMLLPYDPFLIDVRIRNLGPSLSHPLGTDNLGRDMVVRSMVGGRISLLVAVTAMALSVLVGTSVGILAGYFRRLDGPLMRITDTFLAIPQLPVLMVIIMLFRDRLREVFGPERGIFLLIVFVIGILSWMQAARVVRGEVLAIKQQEFVVAAHSIGTRQRNIIFRHIFPNTLSPVMVAAALGMAVAIITESALSFLGLGFPSDFPTWGRLLYDGKDFIQITPMRVVGPGALISLTVISVNYIGDGLRDAMDPKLRSR